The Gemmatimonas aurantiaca region GACGGTATGCGTTCATCGGCGCGGGCGCGGTGATCAATCGTGATGTCCCCGACTACGCGTTGATGGCCGGGGTGCCGGCGCGACGCATCGGCTGGATGTCCGAAGCCGGACATCGTCTGGTGCCGCTCGATGGAGCCACCGCTGCACCGGCCGATGGCGTGGAGCGGCTGCGCTGTGAAGGCACGGGCGCGCTGTACGAGCGCCGCGGCGACGTGGTGGTTCGTCTGGAGGAGCAGGCGTGACGGAGAAAATCGTTCCGAAAGGACAGCCCATTCGCATCGCGCTCGTGGGATGCGGCCGCATCAGCCGCAATCACTTCGACGCGATCGCGAAGATTTCCGATCTCCAGTTGGTGGCGGTGTGTGATACCGTACGGGAGCGGGCGGAGCAGGCAGGCACCGCGGCTGGTGTCCCGTGGTTTCAGGATATCGAGCGGATGCTGGCCGAGGTGCCCAGCGACGTGGTCGTGGTCGCGACGCCGAGTGGGTTGCATCCGCAGCACGGCATTCTCGCGGCGAGAGCCGGACGTCACGTGATCAGCGAGAAGCCCATGGCGATCTCCCTGGCGTCGGCCGACGCGCTGGTGCAGGCGTGCGACGACCATCATGTGCATCTCTTCGTCGTCAAGCAGAACCGCCTCAATCCGCCCATCGTGCTGCTCAAGCGGGCCATCGACAACGGCCGCTTCGGCCGCATCTACATGGCCAACTGCACCGTGCGCTGGACGCGTCCGCAGGAGTACTACGACCAGGCGCCGTGGCGTGGCACATGGGAGTTCGATGGCGGGGCGTTCATGAACCAGGCGTCGCACTACGTCGATCTCATCCAGTGGCTGGTGGGGCCGGTGGAGAGTGTCATGGCCAAGACTGCCACACTCGCCCGCCGCATCGAAGCCGAGGACTCGGGCGTGGCGGTGCTCAAGTTCCGCTCGGGCGCCATCGGCACCATCGAAGTCACGATGCTCACCTACCCGAAGAACCTCGAAGGGTCGATCACGATCCTTGGCGAGAAGGGCACGGTGAAGATCGGCGGGACCGCGGTGAACAAGGTGGAGCACTGGCAGTTTGCCGACTACGACGACGACGACAAGTACGTCGAGCAGTCCAATACCAATCCCACCAGCGTGTACGGCTTCGGTCACGAAGGGTACTATCGCAATGTGGTGTCAGTGCTTCGTGGTGAAGCGCGCCCGGACACGGACGGCCGTGCGGGCCGCAAGTCGCTCGAGTTGATCCTTGGCATTTACGAGTCGGCGAAAACGGGACGGGACGTTCCGCTTCCGTTGCGCGTGAACATCTGAAATTCCATCGTTCGTCCTTCGTCCGTCCTTTTCTCAGACAGCCATGGCAGTCCCCCTTCTCGATCTCAAAGCCCAGTACGCGACCATCCGTGACGATGTCGTCGCGGCGCTGATGGGTGTGGTGGATGCGCAGGCCTTCATCCTCGGCGAACCGGTGAGTGAACTGGAGCGCGAGGTGGCGGCGTTGTCGCAGACGCGTTACGCGGTGGGATGTGCGAATGGCACCGATGCGTTGCTGCTGGCGTTGCGGGCCGTGGATGTGCAACCCGGCGACGAGGTGGTGACCACGCCCTTCACGTTTTTCGCGACGGCGGGCGCGGTGCACAATGTCGGTGGCCGCCCGGTGTTCGTGGATATCGATCCGCGCACATTCAACATCGACCCGTCCGGTGTGGCCGCGGCGGTGAGTCCCAAAACAAAGGCCGTGATCGCGGTCGATCTGTTCGGACAGATGGCGGCGATCGAACAGGTGACGGCCGCGGCGGGTGGTCATGCCGTCATCGAAGACGCCGCGCAGACCATCGGGGCCAGCCGCATGATCGATGGCCGCCGTGTCATGGCCGGCGAGGCCGCGACCATCGGCACCTTCAGCTTCTTCCCGTCGAAGAATCTGGGCGGGTATGGTGACGGCGGCATGGCGGTCACGCAGGACGATGTGCTGTTCGATCTGCTGATGAAGCTGCGCACGCACGGGGGTCGCAAGACCTACTATCACGAGATCGTGGGGTACAACAGCCGTCTCGATGCGCTGCAGGCCGCCGTGTTGCGCGCCAAGTTGCCGCATCTCGAAGGGTGGAGCGCGGGACGCCGCCGCAATGCGGCCTATTACGATGCGGCCTTCGCCGATGTCGCGGATATCGTGACGCCGTATATCGAACCGGCCAACACGTCGATTTACAATCAGTACACCATCCGCGTGCCCAATCGGGATGCGCTGCAGGAGCATCTCAAGAGCAAGGGCATCGGTTCGAGCGTCTATTATCCGCTGCCGCTGCACCTGCAGCCGTGTTTTTCGTATCTCGGTTATCGCGAAGGCCAGTGCCCGGAATCGGAGCGCGCGGCCCGCGAAGTGCTGTCGCTGCCCATCTATCCCGAACTCACCACGACACAGCT contains the following coding sequences:
- a CDS encoding DegT/DnrJ/EryC1/StrS family aminotransferase, with translation MAVPLLDLKAQYATIRDDVVAALMGVVDAQAFILGEPVSELEREVAALSQTRYAVGCANGTDALLLALRAVDVQPGDEVVTTPFTFFATAGAVHNVGGRPVFVDIDPRTFNIDPSGVAAAVSPKTKAVIAVDLFGQMAAIEQVTAAAGGHAVIEDAAQTIGASRMIDGRRVMAGEAATIGTFSFFPSKNLGGYGDGGMAVTQDDVLFDLLMKLRTHGGRKTYYHEIVGYNSRLDALQAAVLRAKLPHLEGWSAGRRRNAAYYDAAFADVADIVTPYIEPANTSIYNQYTIRVPNRDALQEHLKSKGIGSSVYYPLPLHLQPCFSYLGYREGQCPESERAAREVLSLPIYPELTTTQLDEVIGVVRAFYGR
- a CDS encoding Gfo/Idh/MocA family oxidoreductase; translation: MTEKIVPKGQPIRIALVGCGRISRNHFDAIAKISDLQLVAVCDTVRERAEQAGTAAGVPWFQDIERMLAEVPSDVVVVATPSGLHPQHGILAARAGRHVISEKPMAISLASADALVQACDDHHVHLFVVKQNRLNPPIVLLKRAIDNGRFGRIYMANCTVRWTRPQEYYDQAPWRGTWEFDGGAFMNQASHYVDLIQWLVGPVESVMAKTATLARRIEAEDSGVAVLKFRSGAIGTIEVTMLTYPKNLEGSITILGEKGTVKIGGTAVNKVEHWQFADYDDDDKYVEQSNTNPTSVYGFGHEGYYRNVVSVLRGEARPDTDGRAGRKSLELILGIYESAKTGRDVPLPLRVNI